The Synchiropus splendidus isolate RoL2022-P1 chromosome 5, RoL_Sspl_1.0, whole genome shotgun sequence DNA window GACACACACGACATCAAACTATGTATAAAATACAACCAAAAAATGTGCTGGGATTTTAACatgttaattatgattaattaataattaattaattaattacaacaacaaatatttaatttaatttaattgaacagtttgctctccagacaacagggaacctttgtaagtgcaggacttcctggtccactgatcacactgatgcacaagacacgtggcagctaggatgataacaacaacaacaaacatggaggaatccctgaacaaaagcaaacaaaaacggactgtttgcttttgttcagggatttttcactacacaatagccagggtttccactactccgaatgtacttgaaattattataaaatttaaattcttatacagCTATAtggctttagtttaaataaggtgatatacaaactattgtgctattgtcaaactgatgcaaaataaacaatattttgttgtttaaatgtatgtgtccatcatttgattcagtaaatcACATCACATATAGTAGTACGTAAGtacatcaaattcattgaaattgaaaaatgtggcttattgtggcaaataaatcattaaactgtgattaattagATCATTTTTAATCGAAACCcctaaaaaacatgaacaaaacaaacaaacaaaaacaaaacatacatacacatGGTGCGACTACACAAAAGTGTAAACTGCATACTAACCCAGGCCCAGCTGCAGAGTGTAGAATATGATGCCAAGCACACTGTTGGGCTGGTTTAAGGGACTGTCTTTCTCAACTAAGAACTGCACCAAACCAAAACCACGTCCCCATctgcagacagaaaaacaacaacagacccTTATATATTTTCAGAGATGACATGGAACGGAATTGCTTGCGTTGCGTGATGTCACTGGTTTGTAAGACGTGGCACCGACGAGGTCACACGTCCATGAAAGAGGTCAACCATCTTAAATCAGCAACATATTTTGCTCCTGGCTCTAAATGCTTATCCAAAGTCTACGGGTTAAATACAGAACAAAAGAGCATTATGCCCCGCAGGTAGTGCTTTCCGAAGTGCTGGACTCGTACCTCGATGTGAAAACTTTGGAGCAGCTCACCGACGCCCCCAGGTCGCACATCGCTGTGTAGTCCGGGTCCTGTTCCTTGGACAGCTCGACGTGGAGGGCATACACTGACAGAAACAAACCAAGCGCACAGAGAAGAACGCGCACTTTCCTCTCCCACTTCGGCAAACTGTGTTCCACTGCCATCTTATTCAGAAGACGGAAAATCACGGCACACGCGACCCCTCACAGGCTCGGCTCCTAGAAACGACGTGTTAAGGGACCCAGTCTGGCCTGTGATTGGCTGTGTGGATTTTACGAGTTCTGATTGGTGCGCCGGGACAGATGTTGGACCCGGTTCAGAGGggcgtttgtgtgtttttgagtgAACTTTGCCTGTTCAGATTGCACACATTTTTGTCAATCTGGAACTCCCCCGACATGAGTAAATACGAGTATCATAAAACGCTTATCCTTGACTTGTCAATCCATAattgttttactatttttttcattgagatgAAGGTCGAGGGACAGCAACGATGCACTGAACAGAACAATGAGAGCAACTGTGCTCTACGGGTTCAGGTAACTGTCCGCAGGGCCCTCCCACTGAAGCGCCAGCGTAGGCCCCGCCTTTAATAAGATAGTTCTCTGCTACTATTGGTCAGTAAGATACAGCTTCTTTTCCCTCATTGGTCTAGTCGGAGTCAATCGAGCGCAAGGCGGAATAGAACAAGGAAGCGGCGGACAAAAACAACAGGCAGCCATGCTGAATGCCTTCTGTTAACACCAGAAGACAGTTTGTGTTCCAAGGAAAATCGTCTTCTAATGGACGGGTGTGTTTTCTTGGCTTTAGATGGACAAGACGCGAGCCAGCATCGTACATGCCTCGAAAGACGCAGCCTGAGGTAACGTAAAGGAGCCTACGCCCCTGCGTCAAACAGCGGGCTGTTTGCTACTGAAGCGTGCGTTTAAACGTTATTTCGCTCCTATTTCTCACCTAAACATGCTTAAATTATACAGTCCTGTATGCGACAGATTCTGAATTTAGCCGTCGGTTTACTCGCTGGCCGAACCAAGACAGTGCTACTTGAAGTCATAGGACATCAACCTGTATTGTCTTATTGGCAATAAAGCAGGTTTTGTCCGTTTACTAGCTGGTCAAAAGACAACAGTGACAATGCACCTGGTCCTGAGGCAACAGCTTAACAAAGCTTggatcctctttttttttatcatatatattttccttacatttctttttttttttttttttacatcccaAGGACCTGATAAAGTGTGCCAACATTTTAACGTCAACCTAAAAGATCTGATCTCTCAACAGTTCCAGTGCCAGTTTGTGGCACATTAAGATACTCTTACTTTGCAAGTAAAGCATGTTAAAGAAGTGACTACTAATTCAAAGGTTCTTTATGTGAAGATTGTGTGAAGTTTACCATTGATTTCCTATAGTAGCATTGTGTATTGAAAGGCTTTGGCATTTTGATGTATGCATGCACAGACACTGAATGTCTATGGGCCGTTTTAAAGATGAATGTTAACAAACAACGAGCAAATCCAAATAGTTGACTCAAACTCAGCTCCATGGAAGGTGCATGAAAGCATCTTAGGCTACAACAGTGACATTGAATTTAGTGGAATATTGAGG harbors:
- the vkorc1 gene encoding vitamin K epoxide reductase complex subunit 1, with protein sequence MAVEHSLPKWERKVRVLLCALGLFLSVYALHVELSKEQDPDYTAMCDLGASVSCSKVFTSRWGRGFGLVQFLVEKDSPLNQPNSVLGIIFYTLQLGLGMSMSAKAALFLVFSSWVSVAGSLYLASILAFVLGDFCMVCVSTYIVNFALLFTNLKRRSAIERKKGEKDQ